One stretch of Streptomyces sp. A2-16 DNA includes these proteins:
- a CDS encoding peptidoglycan-binding domain-containing protein has protein sequence MAESNGHLCPECGAPRGTDNTPSCGCTQRASDALRDARTAEAAAAEDFDPLRIRPYVELDDETAPVPRVPAPEVTMPLRAVPPRPDPTDLSRFEATGAPSVPARTAEDRPRRTRRRTVLLATAGAAVTVVAAAGLASGLFTYESPARDAAAPRDVRPAVPDAPTTAATASASPSTAEVSLRPPAGPASPTASASPSTSASPSPSRSSAAPSPSLSPGPTVTPTASDAASDKANGSDAAREAAPPVLRRGSEGPEVVELELRLTQLNLYTRKASGHYNEGVEDAVNRYQRARGVQPTQYGVYDLVTRERLESETTEP, from the coding sequence ATGGCGGAGTCGAACGGCCATCTGTGCCCGGAGTGCGGGGCACCGAGAGGGACCGACAACACCCCGTCCTGCGGGTGCACCCAGCGCGCGTCGGACGCGCTGCGGGACGCGCGTACGGCGGAGGCCGCCGCGGCGGAGGACTTCGATCCGTTGCGCATACGGCCGTACGTGGAGCTGGACGACGAGACCGCACCGGTGCCGCGGGTGCCCGCACCGGAGGTCACCATGCCGCTGCGTGCCGTGCCGCCCCGGCCGGATCCCACCGACCTGAGCCGGTTCGAGGCGACCGGGGCCCCGTCCGTCCCCGCCCGGACCGCCGAGGACAGGCCGCGCCGGACCCGGCGCCGGACCGTCCTGCTCGCCACGGCCGGAGCCGCGGTGACGGTGGTCGCCGCGGCCGGCTTGGCCAGTGGCCTGTTCACGTACGAGTCGCCCGCGCGGGACGCGGCGGCACCGCGGGACGTGCGTCCGGCCGTCCCGGACGCCCCGACCACCGCGGCGACGGCCTCGGCGTCCCCGTCCACGGCGGAGGTGTCCTTACGGCCACCCGCCGGACCCGCGTCGCCGACGGCGAGCGCGAGCCCGTCGACATCGGCCTCCCCGTCCCCGTCCAGGTCCAGCGCCGCACCGAGCCCGTCACTGTCCCCCGGGCCGACGGTCACCCCGACGGCGTCCGACGCCGCGTCGGACAAGGCGAACGGGTCCGACGCGGCCCGCGAGGCGGCTCCGCCGGTACTGCGGCGCGGCTCCGAGGGCCCGGAGGTGGTCGAGCTGGAACTGCGGCTCACCCAGCTCAACCTGTACACGAGGAAGGCGAGCGGCCACTACAACGAGGGCGTCGAGGACGCGGTGAACCGGTATCAGCGGGCGCGGGGGGTCCAGCCGACGCAGTACGGGGTGTACGACCTTGTGACCCGGGAGCGGCTGGAATCGGAAACGACGGAGCCGTAG
- a CDS encoding HAD-IA family hydrolase, with the protein MTATAAPTVLTARALLLDMDGTLVNSDAVVERIWRRWAERHGLDADEVMKVVHGRQGHASMAVLLPDRPMEQNLADNARMLADETADMDGVVAIPGAPEFLASLRGLPHALVTSADVPLSTARMAAAGLELPEVRITAESVGASKPDPEGFLKGAAELGVAPADCVVFEDSGAGIAAGKAAGMRVVGIGPRAGLHDPDVTVRDLTQVRVERVEDGTIRLHVQ; encoded by the coding sequence ATGACGGCCACCGCCGCCCCCACCGTGCTCACCGCCCGCGCCCTCCTGCTCGACATGGACGGCACCCTCGTCAACTCCGACGCCGTCGTGGAGCGCATCTGGCGCCGCTGGGCCGAGCGCCACGGGCTGGACGCCGACGAGGTCATGAAGGTCGTCCACGGCCGCCAGGGGCACGCGTCGATGGCGGTCCTGCTGCCCGACCGGCCCATGGAGCAGAACCTCGCCGACAACGCCCGCATGCTCGCGGACGAGACCGCGGACATGGACGGCGTGGTGGCGATACCCGGGGCGCCGGAGTTCCTGGCGTCCCTGCGGGGACTTCCGCACGCGCTGGTGACCTCGGCCGACGTGCCGCTGTCCACGGCGCGGATGGCCGCGGCGGGCCTGGAACTGCCCGAGGTCCGGATCACCGCCGAGTCCGTGGGCGCGAGCAAGCCCGACCCCGAGGGGTTCCTGAAGGGGGCCGCGGAACTCGGGGTCGCGCCCGCGGACTGCGTGGTCTTCGAGGACTCGGGGGCGGGGATCGCGGCGGGGAAGGCCGCCGGGATGCGCGTGGTGGGGATCGGCCCGCGAGCCGGGCTCCACGACCCGGACGTGACGGTCCGGGACCTGACCCAGGTGCGGGTCGAGCGTGTGGAGGACGGCACGATCCGGCTGCACGTGCAGTAG
- a CDS encoding TMEM165/GDT1 family protein → MISFTVTAVVFGVVFLAELPDKTALAGLVLGTRYRASYVFAGVAAAFALHVVLAVAAGSVLTLLPQQIVQALTGVLFLGGAAVLLMRKDDGDEEIRKPEDQSFWKVAGAGFMLILVAEFGDLTQIMTANLAARYDDPLSVGLGAVLALWAVAGLGIVGGKALMKRVPLKLITKVAALLMLALGLWSLWEAVAG, encoded by the coding sequence TTGATCAGCTTCACCGTGACGGCCGTCGTCTTCGGCGTCGTCTTCCTCGCCGAGCTGCCCGACAAGACCGCGCTCGCCGGTCTCGTCCTCGGCACCCGCTACCGCGCCTCCTACGTCTTCGCCGGGGTCGCCGCCGCCTTCGCGCTGCATGTCGTGCTCGCCGTCGCGGCCGGCAGTGTGCTGACCCTGCTGCCGCAGCAGATCGTGCAGGCGCTGACCGGTGTGCTCTTCCTGGGCGGCGCGGCCGTCCTGCTGATGCGGAAGGACGACGGCGACGAGGAGATCCGCAAGCCCGAGGACCAGTCCTTCTGGAAGGTTGCCGGAGCCGGGTTCATGCTCATCCTGGTCGCCGAGTTCGGGGATCTGACCCAGATCATGACGGCCAACCTCGCGGCCCGCTACGACGACCCGCTCTCCGTCGGTCTCGGTGCGGTGCTCGCGCTGTGGGCGGTGGCCGGTCTCGGCATCGTCGGCGGAAAGGCCCTGATGAAGCGGGTCCCGCTGAAGCTGATCACCAAGGTCGCGGCGCTGCTGATGCTGGCGCTCGGGCTGTGGAGCCTGTGGGAGGCCGTGGCCGGGTGA
- a CDS encoding HNH endonuclease family protein, with protein MPKFYARRRLSILGALTALIASVAVLNGPTASAALPTPVSAATARTYLASLTVATENRTGYSRDLFPTWITISGTCNTREYILKRDGSNVVTDSACAATSGSWYSPYDGATWTAASDVDIDHLVPLAEAWDSGASAWTTARRQSFANDVTRPQLLAVTDNVNQSKGDQDPATWMPSLTSYRCTYVRAWVQVKYYYDLSVDSAEKSALTSYLANC; from the coding sequence ATGCCGAAGTTCTACGCGCGTCGACGGCTCAGCATACTCGGCGCGCTCACCGCGCTCATAGCCTCCGTCGCGGTTCTCAACGGCCCGACCGCCTCCGCCGCCCTCCCCACCCCGGTCAGCGCGGCCACCGCCCGCACCTACCTCGCCTCGCTCACCGTGGCGACCGAGAACCGCACCGGCTACAGCCGGGACCTGTTCCCGACCTGGATCACCATCAGCGGCACCTGCAACACCCGCGAGTACATCCTCAAGCGGGACGGCTCGAACGTCGTCACCGACTCCGCCTGCGCCGCCACCAGCGGCAGCTGGTACTCCCCCTACGACGGCGCCACCTGGACCGCCGCCTCCGACGTCGACATCGACCACCTGGTCCCGCTCGCCGAGGCCTGGGACTCCGGCGCGAGCGCCTGGACCACGGCCCGGCGCCAGTCCTTCGCCAACGACGTCACCCGCCCGCAGCTCCTCGCGGTCACCGACAACGTGAACCAGTCCAAGGGCGACCAGGACCCGGCCACCTGGATGCCGTCCCTCACCTCGTACCGCTGCACCTACGTGCGCGCCTGGGTCCAGGTGAAGTACTACTACGACCTCTCCGTCGACTCCGCGGAGAAGAGCGCGCTGACGAGCTACCTGGCCAACTGCTGA
- a CDS encoding alkaline phosphatase D family protein, whose protein sequence is MADLRVGPLLRYVDGSSATVWVETSRPCTAEVRCSDGTGGETPTFQIAGHHYALVPVDGLAPGTTRSYEVHLDGTRVWPPPDSPFPPSVIRTPAEGDTVRVAFGSCRWAAPPKGDKDPVGPDALDTLAARIAAEPEGERPDVLLLLGDQVYADETSRATQNWLSARRDLSDPPGDQVADYEEYTHLYYESWLDPEVRWLLSTVPSCMIFDDHDVIDDWNTSASWLEDMRAVSWWRERLLSGLMSYWVYQHLGNLPPAELAADPLYAAVRQSPDGTDELRAFACRADADAASARWSYRRDFGRVRLLMVDSRAARVLDEDNRSMLHPGEAEWLREQVLMERASYDHLLIGTSLPWLLPHLVHEAEAWDAALCRGERGARWARFGENLRRKADLEHWAAFPESFAALADLIAEVGSGPEAPATVLVLSGDVHHAYVAEPKWYSGGPDARVLQLTCSPVHNSVPGYMRFGFRFGWSATARALGRRLARHGRCERPPVSWRHTGGPWFGNQLMTLTLSGRSARLRLDQVRESGEGQTRLETVSDSQLTGESGREKSRLTS, encoded by the coding sequence GTGGCGGATCTGCGGGTGGGACCACTGCTCAGGTACGTCGACGGCTCGTCGGCGACCGTATGGGTCGAGACGAGCCGTCCCTGCACCGCCGAGGTGCGCTGCTCGGACGGCACCGGCGGTGAGACCCCCACCTTCCAGATCGCGGGCCACCACTACGCCCTCGTCCCGGTCGACGGTCTCGCCCCGGGCACGACACGGTCGTACGAGGTCCATCTGGACGGCACACGCGTGTGGCCGCCGCCCGACTCGCCGTTCCCCCCGTCGGTCATCCGCACGCCCGCCGAGGGCGACACCGTCCGCGTCGCCTTCGGCTCCTGCCGCTGGGCCGCGCCGCCGAAGGGCGACAAGGACCCCGTCGGCCCCGACGCCCTGGACACCCTCGCGGCCCGGATCGCCGCCGAGCCGGAGGGCGAACGGCCGGACGTGCTCCTGCTGCTGGGCGACCAGGTCTACGCCGACGAGACCTCCCGGGCCACCCAGAACTGGCTGTCCGCACGCCGCGACCTGAGCGACCCGCCGGGCGACCAGGTGGCGGACTACGAGGAGTACACGCACCTCTACTACGAGTCCTGGCTCGATCCCGAGGTGCGCTGGCTGCTGTCCACCGTGCCCAGTTGCATGATCTTCGACGACCACGACGTGATCGACGACTGGAACACCTCCGCGTCCTGGCTCGAGGACATGCGCGCCGTCTCGTGGTGGCGGGAGCGGCTGCTGAGCGGGCTGATGTCGTACTGGGTCTACCAGCACCTGGGCAACCTCCCCCCGGCCGAACTGGCCGCCGACCCGCTCTACGCCGCCGTACGGCAGTCCCCCGACGGCACCGACGAGTTGCGTGCCTTCGCCTGCCGGGCCGACGCCGACGCGGCCTCCGCGCGGTGGAGCTACCGGCGCGACTTCGGGCGGGTGCGGCTGCTGATGGTGGACTCCCGCGCGGCCCGCGTCCTCGACGAGGACAACCGCTCGATGCTCCACCCCGGCGAGGCCGAGTGGCTGCGCGAACAGGTCCTGATGGAGCGCGCCTCCTACGACCACCTCCTGATCGGCACCTCGCTGCCCTGGCTGCTGCCGCACCTGGTGCACGAGGCCGAGGCGTGGGACGCGGCGCTGTGCCGGGGGGAGCGCGGGGCGCGCTGGGCCCGGTTCGGGGAGAACCTGCGGCGCAAGGCGGACCTGGAGCACTGGGCGGCGTTCCCGGAGTCCTTCGCGGCACTGGCCGACCTGATCGCCGAGGTCGGCTCGGGCCCCGAGGCGCCGGCGACGGTGCTGGTGCTGTCGGGAGACGTGCACCACGCGTACGTGGCCGAGCCGAAGTGGTACAGCGGCGGGCCCGATGCGCGGGTCCTGCAGCTCACCTGCTCACCCGTCCACAACTCCGTCCCCGGCTACATGCGGTTCGGCTTCCGCTTCGGCTGGAGTGCGACGGCGCGGGCGCTCGGGCGGCGGCTGGCGCGGCACGGCCGGTGCGAGCGGCCGCCGGTGTCCTGGCGGCACACGGGCGGTCCCTGGTTCGGCAACCAGCTCATGACGCTGACGCTGAGCGGGCGTTCGGCGCGGCTGCGGCTGGACCAGGTGCGGGAGTCCGGAGAGGGGCAAACGAGGCTCGAGACCGTCTCGGACTCCCAACTCACGGGCGAGAGCGGCCGCGAGAAGTCCCGTCTCACCAGCTGA
- a CDS encoding DoxX family protein, protein MTGRLNSAQPYALGLYRIVVGLLFLCHGAASLFGVLGGASGTDGGTIETGTWPGWYAAVIQLVGGGLVLLGLGTRVAAFIAAGSMAYAYFKVHQPMALWPMENGGEAAAMFSWAFLLLVFTGSGAFGLDRLLAKRSATEREPAAEPVAV, encoded by the coding sequence ATGACCGGACGCCTGAACAGCGCCCAGCCATATGCCCTCGGCCTGTACCGCATAGTCGTCGGCCTGCTCTTCCTCTGTCACGGCGCAGCCTCCCTCTTCGGCGTCCTCGGCGGTGCCTCCGGCACCGACGGCGGCACGATCGAGACGGGCACCTGGCCCGGCTGGTACGCGGCCGTGATCCAGCTCGTCGGCGGCGGTCTCGTGCTGCTCGGCCTGGGCACGCGCGTCGCCGCGTTCATCGCCGCGGGATCCATGGCGTACGCGTACTTCAAGGTCCACCAGCCCATGGCCCTGTGGCCCATGGAGAACGGCGGCGAGGCCGCCGCGATGTTCAGCTGGGCCTTCCTGCTGCTGGTCTTCACCGGGTCCGGCGCGTTCGGCCTGGACCGGCTGCTGGCGAAGCGCTCGGCGACGGAACGCGAGCCTGCCGCGGAGCCCGTGGCCGTCTGA
- a CDS encoding VTT domain-containing protein has protein sequence MLESLGSLTGSPWIYAMVALSVLLDVFVPLLPSGVLVITAATAAAAGSAATGKVPDVMALILCATTASVLGDLAAYRLAFRGGERLDRAIARSRRLTTAQERLGDALSAGGGALVVLARFAPAGRSVVSLLAGTAHRRARDFLPWSALAGLSWAAYSVALGYFGAHWLGATWLATGVSVAALFGAGAGAAYVMRPRPGAEAR, from the coding sequence GTGTTGGAGAGTCTGGGGTCACTGACCGGCAGTCCATGGATCTACGCCATGGTCGCGCTGTCGGTGCTCCTCGATGTGTTCGTGCCGCTGCTGCCCAGCGGGGTGCTGGTCATCACGGCCGCCACGGCCGCGGCCGCGGGCAGTGCGGCGACCGGCAAGGTCCCGGACGTGATGGCCCTGATCCTGTGCGCGACGACCGCCTCCGTCCTCGGCGACCTGGCGGCGTACCGCCTCGCCTTCCGGGGCGGTGAGCGCCTGGACCGCGCGATCGCCCGCTCCCGTCGCCTGACCACGGCGCAGGAACGTCTCGGCGACGCGCTCTCCGCGGGCGGCGGGGCCCTGGTGGTCCTGGCCCGCTTCGCCCCCGCCGGCCGTTCGGTGGTCTCCCTCCTGGCCGGTACCGCCCACCGCCGAGCCCGCGACTTCCTGCCCTGGTCCGCCCTCGCGGGCCTGTCCTGGGCCGCGTACAGCGTGGCCCTCGGCTACTTCGGCGCGCACTGGCTGGGGGCGACCTGGCTGGCGACCGGGGTGTCGGTGGCGGCGCTGTTCGGGGCGGGCGCGGGAGCGGCGTACGTGATGCGGCCGCGTCCGGGGGCCGAGGCTCGCTGA
- a CDS encoding DUF2277 domain-containing protein → MCRSIKTLRPPVLPEEATEEEIRAAALQYVRKVSGFRAPAAHNQEVFERAVEVIAEATAELLAGLEVRGAARREAG, encoded by the coding sequence ATGTGCCGCAGTATCAAGACGCTTCGTCCGCCTGTGTTGCCCGAGGAGGCGACGGAGGAGGAGATCCGGGCCGCCGCGCTCCAGTACGTGCGCAAGGTGTCGGGCTTCCGCGCCCCCGCCGCCCACAACCAGGAGGTCTTCGAACGGGCCGTGGAGGTGATCGCGGAGGCGACCGCGGAGTTGCTGGCCGGCCTTGAGGTCAGGGGAGCGGCTCGGCGCGAGGCGGGGTGA
- a CDS encoding 2-dehydropantoate 2-reductase: MAHDSAHRKPTVAVLGPGGTGGLLAALLARAGHRVICLAGDGTAATLRASGLQVRSGTFGDFTTPVEADTELREPVDACLIAVKHTSLHSALDRVPSAALGDGLVVPLLNGVEHPAILRARYRPDRVAPAVIRVESTRIAPGVIEHGSPFAELDLTGDGVPRERLDALASALAAAGPGTRVLDDETAALWAKMSFLAPFALLTTLHGLPLGEVRTRHREELTALVEETAAVSAACGGPADPAQALARYDAFPPGTKSSMQRDAEAGRPLELDAIGGALLRAADRHGVKVPVAARVVRELTDTDG; encoded by the coding sequence ATGGCGCACGACTCCGCGCACCGGAAACCCACCGTGGCCGTCCTGGGCCCGGGCGGCACCGGCGGCCTCCTCGCCGCACTGCTGGCCCGCGCCGGACACCGGGTGATCTGCCTGGCCGGCGACGGCACCGCGGCCACCCTGCGCGCGTCCGGCCTCCAGGTCCGCAGCGGCACCTTCGGCGACTTCACGACCCCCGTCGAGGCCGACACCGAACTGCGCGAACCGGTGGACGCCTGCCTGATCGCCGTCAAGCACACCTCCCTGCACTCCGCCCTCGACCGCGTGCCGTCCGCCGCCCTGGGCGACGGACTGGTCGTCCCGCTCCTGAACGGCGTCGAACATCCGGCCATCCTGCGCGCCCGCTACCGCCCGGACCGGGTCGCGCCCGCGGTGATCCGCGTCGAGTCGACGAGGATCGCGCCGGGCGTCATCGAGCACGGCAGCCCCTTCGCCGAACTCGATCTGACCGGCGACGGCGTCCCCCGCGAGCGCCTGGACGCCCTGGCCTCCGCCCTGGCCGCGGCCGGCCCCGGGACCCGCGTCCTGGACGACGAGACGGCCGCCCTGTGGGCGAAGATGTCCTTCCTGGCCCCCTTCGCCCTCCTCACCACGCTCCACGGCCTCCCCCTCGGCGAGGTGCGCACCCGGCACCGCGAGGAGCTGACCGCCCTGGTGGAGGAGACCGCCGCGGTCAGCGCGGCCTGTGGCGGTCCGGCCGACCCCGCCCAGGCCCTGGCCCGCTACGACGCCTTCCCCCCCGGCACGAAGTCCTCGATGCAACGCGACGCGGAGGCCGGCCGGCCCCTCGAACTGGACGCGATCGGCGGGGCCTTGCTGCGCGCGGCGGACCGGCACGGGGTGAAGGTGCCCGTCGCGGCCAGGGTGGTCCGGGAGCTGACGGACACCGACGGCTGA
- a CDS encoding GNAT family N-acetyltransferase: MDTEQVRLVPWAEGDFWLLQRTNSPEMTAHLGGPESEDKLVARHRRYVEPASGRMYRVTLADGGETVGSVGFWEREWRDSLVWETGWGILPEFQGRGLAAQAARAVVGEARAAEEHRCLHAFPSVEHAASNGVCRRAGFTLLGQAGFEYPKGHWITSNDWRFDLTGGDAG, translated from the coding sequence ATGGATACGGAGCAGGTGCGGCTGGTGCCCTGGGCGGAGGGCGACTTCTGGCTGCTGCAGCGGACCAACAGTCCGGAGATGACCGCCCACTTGGGCGGGCCCGAGAGCGAGGACAAGCTCGTCGCGCGGCATCGGCGGTACGTCGAGCCGGCCTCGGGGCGGATGTACCGCGTCACGCTCGCGGACGGCGGGGAGACCGTCGGCTCGGTGGGGTTCTGGGAGCGTGAGTGGCGGGACTCCCTGGTCTGGGAGACCGGCTGGGGGATCCTGCCGGAGTTCCAGGGTCGGGGACTGGCCGCGCAGGCGGCCCGCGCCGTCGTGGGGGAGGCACGGGCCGCCGAGGAGCACCGGTGTCTGCACGCGTTCCCGAGCGTGGAGCACGCCGCGTCGAACGGAGTCTGCCGGCGGGCGGGCTTCACCCTGCTCGGACAGGCCGGGTTCGAGTACCCGAAGGGGCACTGGATCACGTCGAACGACTGGCGGTTCGACCTCACCGGCGGGGACGCGGGCTGA
- a CDS encoding alpha/beta hydrolase, with protein sequence MPHLTHRLVPGPAGRIHLVEQGTGPLVLLLHGFPESWYSWRHQLPVLAAAGYRAVAVDVRGYGRSSKPEAVAAYRMTELVEDNAAVVEALGERSAVVVGHDWGATIAAHSALLRPDVFHAVALLSVPYTPPGGPRPSEVFAGIGGEEEFYVSYFQEPGRAEREIEPDVRGWLAGFYAALSADTMPTADGDLGTADGDLVAAEGHFAAPDPHFVAPGGKLRDRFPVDRLPAWLTEDDLDVYAGEFERTGMTGALNRYRAMDRDWKDLAAHAGAPIRQPSLFLGGTLDASTTWLSDAIDAFPTTLPGLHAAHLLDGCGHWIQQERPEEVGRHLTDWLGSVLSGR encoded by the coding sequence ATGCCGCACCTCACCCACCGCCTGGTCCCCGGTCCCGCCGGCCGGATCCACCTCGTGGAACAGGGCACCGGACCCCTCGTCCTGCTGCTGCACGGCTTCCCGGAGTCCTGGTACTCGTGGCGCCATCAGCTTCCGGTGCTGGCCGCGGCCGGATACCGCGCGGTCGCCGTGGACGTGCGCGGATACGGCCGCTCCTCGAAGCCGGAGGCGGTGGCGGCATACCGGATGACCGAACTGGTGGAGGACAACGCGGCCGTGGTGGAGGCGCTCGGCGAGCGTTCCGCGGTGGTCGTCGGGCACGACTGGGGCGCGACGATCGCCGCGCACTCGGCGCTGCTCAGGCCCGATGTCTTCCACGCGGTCGCCCTGCTGAGCGTGCCGTACACCCCGCCCGGCGGCCCCCGCCCCAGCGAGGTCTTCGCGGGGATCGGCGGGGAGGAGGAGTTCTACGTCTCCTACTTCCAGGAGCCCGGCCGGGCCGAACGGGAGATCGAGCCGGACGTACGGGGCTGGCTGGCCGGCTTCTACGCCGCGCTCTCCGCCGACACGATGCCCACGGCCGACGGGGACCTCGGGACCGCCGACGGGGACCTCGTCGCCGCCGAGGGACATTTCGCGGCCCCCGACCCCCACTTCGTCGCACCCGGCGGGAAGCTGCGCGACCGCTTCCCCGTCGACCGCCTCCCGGCCTGGCTCACCGAGGACGATCTCGACGTCTACGCCGGGGAGTTCGAGCGCACGGGGATGACCGGTGCCCTGAACCGCTACCGTGCGATGGACCGCGACTGGAAGGACCTGGCCGCCCACGCGGGCGCGCCGATCCGCCAGCCCTCCCTGTTCCTGGGCGGCACCCTGGACGCGTCCACCACCTGGCTGTCCGACGCGATCGACGCCTTCCCCACCACGCTCCCGGGCCTGCACGCCGCCCATCTGCTCGACGGGTGCGGCCACTGGATCCAGCAGGAACGCCCCGAGGAGGTCGGCCGTCACCTGACCGACTGGCTGGGGTCGGTGCTGAGCGGGCGGTAG
- a CDS encoding MFS transporter, giving the protein MAGGLFALAVGGFGIGLTEFLIAGLLPQVASSFEVSEAAAGRLISGYALSVAVGAIALTAATARLPRKHVLVGLLVLFVLGNLLSAIAPNYPVMLLGRIVAALCHGSFFGIGSLVASSLVAPERKSRAVAVMFAGLTVANVLGVPFGALVGERWGWRAAFWAVTAVGLLALAGVVVLVPGRAGRTAPTAPAGLRAQLGALRSGQVWLTLAATALGYGGMFGAFSYVAYTLTEVGGFSSADVAWLLMVYGVGLVVGNLLGGRAADHDRDRALVLALTGLTLTLTVFGLLATSPTASVVLMFLMGVFGFAGVPGLITRVTDHAQGAPLAAGANVSASNIGNALGAWAGGLAITAGLGYTAPLYAGALMVLTAVAVMAVAARRVSSSGRQRRAAVVRR; this is encoded by the coding sequence ATGGCGGGCGGGTTGTTCGCGCTGGCCGTCGGCGGGTTCGGCATCGGGCTGACCGAGTTCCTGATCGCGGGGCTGCTGCCGCAGGTGGCGTCGAGTTTCGAGGTGTCCGAGGCGGCCGCGGGCCGGCTGATCTCCGGATACGCGCTGAGCGTCGCGGTCGGCGCGATCGCCCTGACCGCGGCTACCGCGCGGCTGCCCCGCAAGCACGTCCTGGTCGGCCTGCTGGTCCTGTTCGTCCTCGGCAACCTGCTGTCCGCGATCGCCCCGAACTACCCGGTGATGCTGCTCGGGCGGATCGTCGCGGCACTGTGCCACGGCTCGTTCTTCGGCATCGGCTCCCTCGTCGCGAGCTCCCTGGTCGCGCCGGAGCGCAAGTCCCGCGCGGTGGCCGTCATGTTCGCCGGGCTGACGGTCGCGAACGTGCTCGGTGTGCCGTTCGGCGCGCTGGTCGGGGAGCGCTGGGGCTGGCGGGCCGCCTTCTGGGCGGTCACCGCGGTCGGCCTGCTCGCGCTCGCGGGCGTCGTCGTGCTCGTGCCGGGCCGCGCCGGACGGACAGCGCCCACGGCACCCGCCGGTCTGCGCGCCCAGCTCGGCGCGCTCCGGTCCGGGCAGGTCTGGCTGACCCTGGCCGCCACCGCGCTCGGCTACGGCGGGATGTTCGGCGCGTTCAGCTATGTCGCCTACACGCTCACCGAGGTCGGCGGCTTCTCCTCGGCGGACGTCGCCTGGCTGCTCATGGTGTACGGCGTCGGCCTGGTCGTCGGCAACCTGCTCGGCGGGCGGGCCGCCGACCACGACCGTGACCGTGCGCTGGTCCTCGCCCTGACCGGCCTCACGCTCACCCTGACGGTGTTCGGGCTGCTCGCCACCAGCCCCACGGCGTCGGTGGTGCTGATGTTCCTGATGGGGGTGTTCGGGTTCGCCGGTGTGCCCGGCCTGATCACCCGCGTCACCGACCACGCGCAGGGCGCGCCTCTCGCCGCCGGCGCCAACGTGTCCGCCTCCAACATCGGCAACGCACTGGGCGCCTGGGCCGGCGGCCTCGCCATCACGGCGGGCCTCGGCTACACCGCACCGCTGTACGCCGGCGCGCTCATGGTGCTCACCGCCGTCGCCGTGATGGCCGTCGCCGCGCGTCGGGTGAGCTCGTCGGGGAGGCAGCGCCGGGCCGCGGTGGTTCGGCGATGA
- a CDS encoding YciI family protein has product MEFFCYHRDRPGSLPLREELTEAHWSYMDGYAAELIARGPTFAADGETPTGSVHIVDLPDAAAARAFAFDEPCYQAGAFRDVLLRRWRNLLGRTMWDFPGGRTGGDRYLVLGLGTGEAADLAVPSQKDDLIAYGPLLSDDGTTWLGTAALVRAPDPARARAVLTADRYAAVEVHEWEFGGRR; this is encoded by the coding sequence ATGGAGTTCTTCTGTTATCACCGTGACCGGCCCGGTTCCCTGCCCCTGCGTGAGGAGCTGACGGAAGCGCACTGGTCCTACATGGACGGGTACGCGGCCGAACTGATCGCCCGTGGACCGACGTTCGCGGCCGACGGCGAGACGCCCACCGGGAGCGTGCACATCGTCGACCTGCCCGATGCCGCGGCTGCCCGCGCTTTCGCGTTCGACGAGCCGTGCTACCAGGCCGGCGCGTTCCGGGACGTACTGCTGCGCCGCTGGCGCAACCTGCTGGGCCGCACCATGTGGGACTTCCCCGGCGGCCGCACCGGTGGCGACCGGTACCTGGTGCTCGGTCTCGGCACGGGAGAGGCCGCCGACCTGGCCGTACCGTCGCAGAAGGACGACCTGATCGCCTACGGCCCCCTCCTGTCCGACGACGGCACCACCTGGCTGGGCACGGCGGCCCTGGTCCGCGCCCCGGACCCGGCCCGGGCTCGGGCCGTGCTGACGGCGGACCGGTACGCGGCTGTGGAGGTCCACGAGTGGGAGTTCGGCGGACGACGCTGA